The following proteins are co-located in the Vigna angularis cultivar LongXiaoDou No.4 chromosome 2, ASM1680809v1, whole genome shotgun sequence genome:
- the LOC108328642 gene encoding probable WRKY transcription factor 49, giving the protein MVESAMSKTMMEEVMATWSEGSEEDELVRELLDDGSPLLMVPQEPIQNPITKPSSTHHAFNSFLSNIYSGPTISDIENALSVTNQGDHFPPLSSPRVSILERGLSKIENKYTLKIKCFGNGMGDDGYKWRKYGQKSIKNSPNPRSYYRCTNPRCSAKKQVERSIEDPDTLIITYEGLHLHFAYPYFLMGQPDQSQSHQPIKKSKPTSSQDQAQVHIEDYVHEAQSSATSGVLPSTSLDSPQDMAQENLGSQGLLEDMVPFMVRNPANSVSSAHTNFSCSSFRSPPTSPLWLKF; this is encoded by the exons ATGGTTGAATCAGCCATGTCAAAGACAATGATGGAGGAAGTAATGGCAACATGGTCAGAGGGGTCAGAGGAAGATGAGCTTGTGAGAGAGCTTTTGGATGATGGGTCTCCCCTTCTTATGGTGCCTCAGGAGCCAATTCAAAACCCCATAACAAAACCATCTTCAACTCACCATGCCTTTAATAGCTTCCTCTCCAACATTTACTCAGGTCCTACTATCTCAGATATTGAAAATGCTTTGTCAGTCACCAACCAAGGAGACCACTTCCCACCACTCTCATCACCCag aGTTTCCATATTGGAGAGGGGTTTGAGCAAGATTGAGAATAAGTATACCCTCAAAATCAAATGCTTTGGCAATGGGATGGGAGATGATGGATATAAGTGGAGGAAGTATGGACAGAAATCCATTAAGAATAGCCCAAATCCTAG GAGTTACTATAGGTGCACAAACCCAAGGTGCAGTGCCAAGAAGCAGGTTGAGAGATCCATTGAAGACCCAGACACTCTTATCATAACCTATGAAGGGCTCCACTTGCACTTTGCTTATCCATATTTTCTCATGGGCCAACCCGACCAATCTCAATCCCATCAACCCATCAAGAAGTCCAAGCCCACTTCTTCACAGGACCAAGCCCAAGTCCATATAGAAGATTATGTTCATGAGGCCCAATCAAGTGCCACTTCGGGTGTGCTGCCATCCACTTCATTGGACTCTCCACAAGACATGGCCCAGGAAAACTTGGGCTCACAAGGGTTGCTTGAAGACATGGTGCCATTCATGGTTCGGAACCCAGCAAACAGTGTGAGCAGTGCTCACACaaatttttcttgttcttcgtttCGTTCTCCTCCGACCTCACCTCTGTGGCTTAAATTCTAG